TCGTGCCCGGTGTTCAGCGACGACAGCAGTTCGCACACCTCGGCGCCCCGGACCTCGCCGACCACGATCCGGTCCGGCCGCATCCGCAACGCCTGCCGGACCAGGTCGCGCACCGTCACCTCGCCCGCGCCCTCGACGTTCGGGCCGCGCGCGAGCAGCCGGACGACCTGCGGGTGGTCGGGCTGCAGCTCACCCGCGTCCTCCACGCACACCACCCGTTCGTGGTGGGGCACGCAGCCGAGCAGGGCCGCGAGCAGTGTCGTCTTGCCCGACCCCGTGCCGCCGACCACCAGGAACGCCTGCCTGGCCAGCACGATCGCGCGGAGCAGGTCGGCCGTCGCCCCGTCGAACGTGCCGCGGGCGCGCAGGGCCGCCAGGTCGTGCGCGGCGGGGCGGAGGACGCGCAACGACAGGCACGTCAGCGGAGCGATCGGCGGCAGCACGGCGTGCAGCCGCACGGAACCCGGCAGCCACCCGTCGACGCAGGGCGCCGCGTCGTCCAGCCTCCGCCCCGCCGCCACCGCGAGCCGTTGGGCGAGGCGGCGCACCGCGGCTTCGTCGGGGAAGGCGACGTCCGTGCGGCGCAGGCCGGCGACACCGTCGACCCACACCTGGTCCGGCCCGGTGACGAGCACGTCCGTCGTGCCCGGGTCGCGCAGGAGCGGTTCGAGCGGCCCGGCGCCGACGAACTCCTGGCGCAGCACGGTGAGCGCGCGCTGGACGTCCTCATCGCCCAGCACCCCACCGGCCTCACCCCGCACCGCCGCGGCGACCGCGGCGGAGGTCAACTCGGTGCGCCCACTGGCCAACCGCCTGCGGACCCGTTCAACGAGGTCGCTCACCACTCACCACCTCCCGCAACCCCTTGTGCCGCAAGGGGAGGACTTCACGCACGGCTTCCGCCAGAACGTCGGGGTCGACCGGCTGCCGAAGGCGCGGCAACGACAACTCGGCCAGCACGAGCGCCGCCAACGACACCGGCCGACAGGTCCGGAACGCGACCGGCGGCCGGAAACCCGGGTGCCGCTTCACCGTCGGCTTGCGATCACGGTTCACGGAGCACCCCCGAACCCCCGCCGACAGCCGGTCCGGCGAGCAGCCGTCGCACCGGACCGGGTGCGCGATCAGCCGTCATGGAGCACCGCCAGGACTTCCCGGGCCGCCTTCGCCAGCGGTCCCCGGTGGGTCTCCGGGAAGCGGCCGTTGTCGAGGGCGGCGGCCAGGCCCGGTTCGGGCCGCATGGTCGTCAGCAGCGGCACGCCCACGGCTTCCACGACCTGCGCCGTGGTGAGGCCGCCGGGCGCCGGGCCGCGCACCACCGCCTTCAGCCGCGCGCCGCGCTCGGCCACCTGGTCGACCAGCGCCTTGGCCGCCATGCACGCCTTCACGTCCGCCGGCACCACCAGCACCGCCAGGTCGGCCCGGTCGAGGGCCGCGCACGCCGCGGCGGTCAGCTGCCGGGGCAGGTCGCACACGACCGTGCCACCGGCCCGCCGCCCCGCCTCGACCACCGCCACCACGGCATCGGGCTCCGGCCCCGGGCCGGTCCGGCCGCACGACAGCACGGTCAGGCTCCCGCGCCCACCACCGGAACGGCCGGGCAGCGCCGAGCGCAGCGCCGCCACCGGCACCCGGCCACCGGTCAGCTGCAACGTGGGCCAGCGCAGGCCTTCCTGCCCCTCCGCGCCCAGCAGCACGTCGAGCCCGCCGCCCAACGGGTCGCAGTCGACCAGCAACCCCTGACCTCCCAGGGCGGACACGGCCTGCCCCACCGCCACCGACAGCACCGACGCGCCCGCGCCGCCACGGGCGCCCAGCACCGCCAGCACCCTGCCGTCCGCGACGGGACCGCCCTCGGCCGCATCGGCCAGCACCGCGCGCAGCCGTTCCTGCCCCGCGGGCAGCTCCAGCACCTGCTCCACGCCCAACGCCAACGCGCACCGCCACACCTCCGGACCCGGCGGCCCGGCGCCGACGACGTGGACACCCGATCTGCGCGGGAACCCGTCGGCCACGCACGCGACGACGGCCTCCTCGTCCAGCACCACCACCGCCGCGGCGTGCCAGCTGCCGCGCAACGCCGTCACGTCGGCCACGCGCTCCACCTCGCAGCCGACCACCGCCGCCGCGTGCAGCACCTCGTCCACCAGACCCGCTTCGGCCACCAGCGCCACCGGTCGCTTCATCCCGTCCTCCTGTTCAGGGGTACGGGTTCCACGGTGTCGAGCGGTGAGGAAGGACACAACGAGTCATGATCAACATGTGGACAACCGGTGGGGCTGTGGACAACCCGGGGCGCCGCGGCCGTGCGAGCACACCTCGACAACGGCGCGACAGCGGAAGATCAGGAGTCGATGCAAGGAGGGCCGCGGGCGACCCGAGGTCCAACGCGGCGGCCCGGAGAACCGACCCCGGACATGGGACGACCCCCGCCAGGGGGGAGGGACGGGGGTCGTCATTGGTTCAGTCCCGGGGGGTCGGACTGAACCTGTCCGGTCGAGCCGGACCCGTCTACTGTATCCCCACCGGACAAGGTCTTGCGTGTCTTCCGTTAGAGGGAAGCGAAATTTCGATGGACAGCACACCCATTTCGTAAACCGACGAACAACCGGCAGCGGCCGGCCGCAGGCGCCCCGCCTAAGCTTGAGCGGTGACCGAGCACGCCACCGAAGGCAGCCGGGTCGCCGCGTTCTTCGACCTGGACAAGACCGTCATCGCCAAGTCGAGCACGCTGGCGTTCAGCCGGCCGTTCTTCCAAGAGGGCCTGATCAACCGGCGTGCGGTGCTCAAGAGCGCCTACGCGCAGTTCGTCTTCATGCTGGCCGGCGCCGACGCCGACCAGATGGACCGGATGCGCTCGCACATCACCGCGCTCTGCGAGGGCTGGGACGTCGAGCAGGTGCGCTCGATCGTGGACGAGACGCTGCACGACATCGTCGACCCCCTCGTCTACAAGGAGGCCACGCAGCTCATCGCCGACCACAAGGGCGAGGGCCACGACGTGGTCGTGGTGTCCGCTTCGGGCGAGGAGCTGGTCGCGCCCATCTCCACCATGATCGGCGCGACGCACAGCGTCGGCACCCGGATGGTCGTCGCCGGGGGCCGCTACTCCGGCGAGGTCGGCTTCTACTGCGCCGGCGAGAACAAGGCGATCGCCGTCAAGCAGCTCGCCGACCGGCACGACTACGACCTGAGCCGCTGCTACGCCTACTCGGACTCCATCTCCGACCTGCCGCTGCTGGAGGCCGTCGGCCACCCGACCGCGGTGAACCCGGACCGGGCGCTGCGCCGGGTCGCGACCCAGCGCGGCTGGCCGGTCCTGACCTTCTCCGACCCCGTGTCGCTGCGCGCCCGCATCCCCCGCCCGTCGGGCGCCGCGGTCGCCGTGACCGCGATCGGGCTCGGCGCCGCGACGGCGGCCGGCGTGGCCTGGTACGGCCTGCGCCGGCGGCGGCGGAGCTGATTCACCCCGCCGTCACCCCGGTCAGCGGTACCGGGGGCGCGGGAGGGTCGAAATCGCTGTCACAAAAGACTTTCCGCTACTGAACGTCGCTTGACCGGTGCACCCCATCGAGCCCTTGCTGTGACGGCCGACACGCACTACAAAGGAAGTGCGGACCTCTGGTCGGCCAGGGACGAAGCGGAAGAGAAGCGTCGTCCACCCCGGCAGAGCTCCGTGCGCGGACTTCGAGACACCCACGCGCAGCACGCCGCGGGAGGCTTGTCGTCAAGGGCCTGCGTACCGGGACGCCGGACGCCGAGGCCAGGTCGGTACGACACGAGTTGCACGCTTGGTAACTCAGAAGCCCGCGCTGTCGACGGTGGGGCCCCTCTGCGAGGGGCCCCACCGTCTTTTCGTGCCATGCCTTCTGCCCCGAAAGCGCGACTCCCCGAACAAGTGCCCGAACGAGTGACGGCCGAAACCCCCGGTTTTGTCGGACCCCCTCCCCACAATGGCCACGCAGCGCAACCCGTTGACCCACCTCTGTGACGTGGGTAACTTGCCAAAAGCACCACTTGGTGGTGGAGGATTCCCCGAAGGGAGGCCGCAGTGCTCCGTCCGCTCGTCGTCGTCGCCGTGGCCGCGGCTTCCGCGGTCACCGCACCGGCGCAGGCCGCGCCCGATCGGGCCGCGCCCGACCAGGCACAGCACCTCGCCGCCGCGGTGCGCGGCATGTCGCTGGAGCAGAAGGTCGGCCAGCTCTTCGTCACCTACGTGCACGGCCAGTCGCCGGACGAGGCGCACCCCGGCAACCTGCGCGACTTCGGCGTGGCCACCCCGGCCGAGGTGGTGGCGAAGTTCCAGCCGGGCGGTGTCGTCTACTTCAACAACTCCAGCTACGACAACATCGACACACCGCGCCAGATCGCGACCCTCTCCAACGGCCTGCGACGGGCGAGCCGCCTGCCGCTGACCATCGCCATCGACCAGGAGATGGGGATCGTCACCCGGATCGGCCCGCCGGCCACCCAGTTCCCGGGCAACATGGCGCTCGGCGCGGGCCGCAGCACGGCGGACGCCGAGCAGGCC
This genomic window from Saccharothrix sp. HUAS TT1 contains:
- a CDS encoding TadA family conjugal transfer-associated ATPase — encoded protein: MVSDLVERVRRRLASGRTELTSAAVAAAVRGEAGGVLGDEDVQRALTVLRQEFVGAGPLEPLLRDPGTTDVLVTGPDQVWVDGVAGLRRTDVAFPDEAAVRRLAQRLAVAAGRRLDDAAPCVDGWLPGSVRLHAVLPPIAPLTCLSLRVLRPAAHDLAALRARGTFDGATADLLRAIVLARQAFLVVGGTGSGKTTLLAALLGCVPHHERVVCVEDAGELQPDHPQVVRLLARGPNVEGAGEVTVRDLVRQALRMRPDRIVVGEVRGAEVCELLSSLNTGHDGGAGTLHANSPAEVPARLEALAALGGLDRHALHSQLAAAVKVVLHTGRAADGTRHLAEIGVLHRRSGHLAVRPAWRRDGGWQEAGAALKSLVGWS
- the ssd gene encoding septum site-determining protein Ssd → MKRPVALVAEAGLVDEVLHAAAVVGCEVERVADVTALRGSWHAAAVVVLDEEAVVACVADGFPRRSGVHVVGAGPPGPEVWRCALALGVEQVLELPAGQERLRAVLADAAEGGPVADGRVLAVLGARGGAGASVLSVAVGQAVSALGGQGLLVDCDPLGGGLDVLLGAEGQEGLRWPTLQLTGGRVPVAALRSALPGRSGGGRGSLTVLSCGRTGPGPEPDAVVAVVEAGRRAGGTVVCDLPRQLTAAACAALDRADLAVLVVPADVKACMAAKALVDQVAERGARLKAVVRGPAPGGLTTAQVVEAVGVPLLTTMRPEPGLAAALDNGRFPETHRGPLAKAAREVLAVLHDG
- a CDS encoding HAD family hydrolase, coding for MTEHATEGSRVAAFFDLDKTVIAKSSTLAFSRPFFQEGLINRRAVLKSAYAQFVFMLAGADADQMDRMRSHITALCEGWDVEQVRSIVDETLHDIVDPLVYKEATQLIADHKGEGHDVVVVSASGEELVAPISTMIGATHSVGTRMVVAGGRYSGEVGFYCAGENKAIAVKQLADRHDYDLSRCYAYSDSISDLPLLEAVGHPTAVNPDRALRRVATQRGWPVLTFSDPVSLRARIPRPSGAAVAVTAIGLGAATAAGVAWYGLRRRRRS